The Mesorhizobium loti DNA segment ACCTGCCTGCATCATGGTGTGAATTCCTCCCTGTAAGCGATTCAGTTGTCTGGTGTTTCCAGTTGCGGTGATCAGATAGTGATTTCGGAAAGCTTGACCGTGCGCCCCGATGCCATCGAGCGGTAGCCCGCTTCGACCAGCGCCATGGTCTTGACGTTGTCGGCGACGGAGAGCGCCGGCGGCGTGCCGGTCTTCACCGCATGCTGCAGCTGCTCCATGACGCCGATGAAGGCATGCGGGAACCACATCTTCTCCCAGCTAGGGGTCACCCACTCGCCGCCGGTGGTCTCGGCCGAAGCATAGGTCAGCGTGGAGGCAGCACCCGTCGGCCAGCCGATCGTGCCCTTGGCGACGCCCTTGGTGCCGTCGACGCGCCAGTTGATGTGCTGGTCGTCCTTGTATCCCTCCTGGCGCGGGCCGGACCAGACATCCTCCAGCGATACGGCAAGCACGCCGGACGGGAAACGCAGCGTCGACACGGTGATGCCGTCGGAATGGTCGAATGTCGTGCGCGGGTCTTTGCGCGTGAGTGTTGTGATCTCATCGGGATCACCGAACAGGAAGCGCAGCACGTCGAGATGGTGCACGCTCATATTGGCAAGCGTCAGCCGGTCGTAGCCCTGAAGGAAGGTCTGCCAGTGCGGGATGGCGTGCATGTCGATCTGCGCGAAGACGATGTCGCCCAACGCGCCGCTGTCCATGATCTGCTTCAGGACGCGCATCGACTGGTCGTAGCGCATGTTCTGGTTGACCGAGAGGATCTTGCCGGCCTTCGCCGCCTCGTCGCGCAGCTTCACGGCTTCCTCGACCGACAGCGCCAAGGGCTTCTGCGCCAGGATCGCCTTGATGTGCTTCTGTTTCAGCGCATGGCGGATCAGCGCCGGCTGCAGGTCGGGCGGAAAGGCAAGGTCGATGATCTCGACAGTCTCGTCCTCGATCAGTTGTTCCGGCGTATCATGCACGGTCGGGATGCCCCAGCGCGTGGCGACCTTCTGAGCATTGGCCTTGGTGCGTGAGGCGATCGCCACCACCGGGAACCCAGCCTCCTTGTAAGCAGCGAGATGGCACTCGGCCATGATCATGCCGGCGCCGACGCAACCGATCCTGTATTCCTTCGTGCGGACCTTAACGTCCGGCTCGAAGCCTTTGCCTGCCATGTCTTCCTCCCGAAATTCTGTCCTCGCGGCCGCAGTCATCGTGCCAGCGCGCCTCCGCTCTGTCCGAAATAATGCACGCGGGCCGGCTCGCATGATATCGCCACCATCGCATCGGGCCTGATGTCGGGCTGGCCGCGCAGCAGCGCCTTCAGCCGCGCATGCCCGGCGGCGAGTGTCACGACGGTGTAGCCGCCGAGCGGCTCGACCTCGAACACCCGCGCCGGGCGGCCCTGGCCGCCATCCTCTTTTCCATCAATGGGCCACGGCCTGACCTTGATATCCTCCGGCCTCAGCCCGATCTCGACGGCATCGGCGGGAACCGCGCGATCCGCAATCAGGATCGTGCCTTCGGCCGCCTCGACGCCGCCCTCACCGCGCGCCGATTTGAGGATGTTCATGACAGGCGAGCCGAGCAGCCGCGCCACATAGGTGCTGGCCGGACGATCATAGATCTCGGCCGGCGCGCCGATCTGCCTGATCCTGCCATTCTCCAGGATGGCGATGCGGTCGGCGATCGACATCGCCTCTTCCTGGTCGTGGGTGACATAGATCAGCGTCTTGCCCAATTCGCGCTGGATGCGCTTCAGCTCGACACGCGTTTCCTCGCGCAGCCGCGCATCGAGCGCCGAGATCGGATCGTCCATCAGATAGGCGTTGGGGTCGCGCACCAG contains these protein-coding regions:
- a CDS encoding oxidoreductase domain-containing protein; the encoded protein is MAGKGFEPDVKVRTKEYRIGCVGAGMIMAECHLAAYKEAGFPVVAIASRTKANAQKVATRWGIPTVHDTPEQLIEDETVEIIDLAFPPDLQPALIRHALKQKHIKAILAQKPLALSVEEAVKLRDEAAKAGKILSVNQNMRYDQSMRVLKQIMDSGALGDIVFAQIDMHAIPHWQTFLQGYDRLTLANMSVHHLDVLRFLFGDPDEITTLTRKDPRTTFDHSDGITVSTLRFPSGVLAVSLEDVWSGPRQEGYKDDQHINWRVDGTKGVAKGTIGWPTGAASTLTYASAETTGGEWVTPSWEKMWFPHAFIGVMEQLQHAVKTGTPPALSVADNVKTMALVEAGYRSMASGRTVKLSEITI
- a CDS encoding ABC transporter gives rise to the protein MADIVFRNVTKRYGKTLAVDDASFTVNDNEFFCFFGPPLSGKSTILRLVLGLESPDAGEILIGGRPVNAMSPAERNVAMVFQNLALFPHMSALDNVRFPLVERGVAELQIKKRVADVAAKLHIGHILHKPPAQLSGGERQRVAIARALVRDPNAYLMDDPISALDARLREETRVELKRIQRELGKTLIYVTHDQEEAMSIADRIAILENGRIRQIGAPAEIYDRPASTYVARLLGSPVMNILKSARGEGGVEAAEGTILIADRAVPADAVEIGLRPEDIKVRPWPIDGKEDGGQGRPARVFEVEPLGGYTVVTLAAGHARLKALLRGQPDIRPDAMVAISCEPARVHYFGQSGGALAR